One Edaphobacter flagellatus genomic region harbors:
- a CDS encoding c-type cytochrome gives MRLTSLCLLLTASLMPLVALGQAPGSQLPEGAHRETVQRACSGCHTVQMFTGRRMTRQQWGTTVSSMIGRGAKITDDEFDQIVGYLTTTFPLNEEASSGTAPSKEGKPPRRPGLMDQVGSSDKQVVDPDAAALGKTIYIAQCITCHGTHARGGSRGTDLVRSVLVLHDRYGSTVGPYLTQGHPKANPVTLTKEQVVNLSHFLHQQIGDTLRSGPYNHPLNILVGDAKAGKLYFEGAGGCTRCHSATGDMAHIASKYEPAALQQRVVFPENRAITKQGTASRQHSVTTVTVTTSSGATVTGEPSNIDDFNISLRDATGQYFSFTRSPDLKVEKNNPYAGHQALLDTYTDKDIHDVVAYLETLQ, from the coding sequence CAAGCACCCGGCTCTCAGCTGCCGGAAGGTGCGCACCGTGAAACCGTCCAACGCGCCTGCTCAGGTTGCCATACCGTACAGATGTTTACTGGACGCAGAATGACCCGGCAGCAGTGGGGTACTACCGTTTCGAGCATGATCGGCCGCGGTGCAAAGATTACCGATGACGAGTTCGATCAGATCGTCGGCTATCTCACAACAACCTTTCCTCTCAATGAAGAAGCCAGCTCAGGCACAGCTCCTTCTAAGGAAGGCAAGCCTCCTCGCAGGCCTGGGCTGATGGATCAAGTTGGCTCCAGTGACAAGCAAGTTGTCGATCCAGATGCCGCTGCCCTTGGCAAGACAATCTATATTGCGCAGTGCATTACCTGTCACGGAACGCATGCACGCGGTGGCAGCCGCGGAACCGACCTAGTGCGCTCGGTGCTGGTTCTTCACGATCGCTACGGTAGTACGGTTGGGCCGTATCTTACGCAGGGACATCCCAAGGCGAATCCCGTGACTCTGACCAAAGAGCAGGTAGTGAACTTGTCTCACTTTTTGCATCAGCAGATTGGCGATACGCTGCGTTCGGGCCCCTATAATCACCCCTTGAATATCCTGGTGGGCGACGCTAAGGCAGGGAAGCTCTACTTTGAAGGCGCTGGAGGTTGCACGCGGTGCCACTCAGCGACCGGCGACATGGCACACATTGCCAGCAAATACGAACCAGCCGCACTGCAGCAGAGGGTCGTATTCCCGGAGAACCGCGCAATCACTAAGCAGGGCACCGCTTCGCGACAACATAGTGTGACGACCGTTACCGTTACAACGTCCTCCGGAGCAACAGTGACTGGCGAACCATCGAATATCGATGATTTCAATATCTCCCTGCGAGATGCCACTGGCCAATATTTCAGCTTCACCCGCAGCCCCGACCTCAAGGTAGAGAAGAACAATCCTTATGCCGGCCATCAGGCACTTCTCGATACATACACCGACAAGGATATTCACGACGTTGTGGCCTACCTGGAGACCCTGCAATGA